In Planctomonas sp. JC2975, the genomic stretch CATCCGCGTGCGAACGGAGCCGGCCTTCGTAGGAGAGCACGGAAACCGGTGCCGCGAGGGCCGGATGCATCCGCCTGGTCTCCGGCAGGAAGAAGCCGAGTTCTGCCGGGAGCACGTCGTGGCCCGCACTGATCCACCCCAGGGCCGATTGGTCGACGGGCTCGGGATGCAGCCCCTGGCTCACCTGCGGAAGCTGTTGCGGATCGCCGAGCAGCAGCAGGTTGCGGGCCGACACAGCGGCCGCGGCCGTCGATGCCAGGGAGAACTGCCCTGCCTCGTCGATCACCAGGAGGTCGAGGCTCTTGGCGGGGACGCGGGCCGGGTGGCTGAAGTCCCACGCCGTTCCGCCAATGACGAATCCGCTGCCCAGGTGTTCCAGCGCGAACTCGAGCTGGCCGTCCTTGGGAAGCACCGTGTACGGCTCGTCACCGTCCGGGTCCGCTCCGGACTGCGGCACCTTGCCGACCAGCGACGCATCCAGTCCGGCGCTCGTGATCACGGCGCGGAGCAGGTTCTCCACCACATTGTGCGACTGGGCGACGACGCCGATCTTGAAGCTGCGCTCCCTGACGAGCGCAGCGATCACGTGCGCTCCGAGATACGTCTTGCCCGTACCGGGAGGTCCCTGCACGGCGAGATACGAGGAATCCAGTTCCGAGACGGCCTCGGTCACCTCGTCGATGCGGGTGGCGTCGGATGCCCGCCCTGCCCGCTCGGCGACGCTCGCGCCCACGGTGCGCGGCGGCACTCTGCGCAACAGGTCGCTGACGGGATCGTGCGGCCACTCCGGTTGCCCGTCGACGATGGACTGGCACCATGACGCGATCGCCTCGACCTGGCGGCCGGCATTCGGCGGCGGGCCGGGCGTGATAGCGCTTGGCAGCACGCCATACGGATGGACGTCGTCGTCGATCGTCTCCTCGATCTCGATCCAGTCGTCCGCGGAGTCGACGACCTCGACGAGGCGAGCGCTCCGCGTTCCAGGCCCGCTGGTGGAGCGGAAGGGACCGGGGAACTCGTACAGCTCGAAGACCTTGGACCCGTGCTTCAACTCCTTGCTGCCCGGCGCGAAGACACCGTGCAGACGCAGGAGTCTGCGGTCTTTCCGTTGGCTCTCTTCCCGGTACCAGTCGCGCTGCACGACTCCCGTCTCAACGAGAAAGACGTCACGCGAGTTCCCCCACGCTTCCACGGGGTCGCCGAGGCGTGCGAAGTGACTCCACCAGAGGCTCTTCTGCTCCCGCCGGTGGTAGTCGAGCGCCGCTGCGGCGAACGCGGCGGCCGTCTCGTCGTCCGTGCGTTGGCGGGTGGCGTCCGCGCCAGAGGCGTGCGGCACATCCTGTTCCCCGGCCAATGCGAGCAGGTCGTCGCGCAGCGTCGAGGGCGCGAGCTCAGGAGTCGCACGCTCGGGCTTCGGAAGGCCGACCGGGACCCCCGCCTCGGTCGCACGGTCCAGCAGCCAGTCGCGCAGCCGTAGAGTCGACACGCAGTCGTAGCGGTTGTATGCGGCGATCTCGTCCAGGCGCCGCTGCCCCTCCTCCACGTCACCGGACAGCATCAGCCTGCGCGCGACGGCGTACTCCTCTATCGATGTGCCTGCATCCTGCACCTCGCCCGATCGCAGCTCGTCACCCATGTAGAGCGGCTCGAGCTTCTTGATCGAGTAGGAACGGGATCCCACTCGCAGCGACTTGCGGACGAGCGGATACAGGTCGACGAGCACGTCGTCGCGCAGCAGACCGTCGACCTCGTCCTCGCCCACCCCGTGCCTGGCCGCGAGGGTCAGCAGATGCGTTCGCTCGTAGGACGCGTAGTGGTAGATGTGCATGCCGGGATGCTCGGCCCTGCGGCGTTCGACATCGCGGAGGAAGTCGATCAGCGCCCGCCGCTCCTCGGCGAACGTGTGCGCCCAGAACGGCATGAACTGGAGGTTGGTCTGCACGAGCCCGAACAGGTAGTCGAGACCCCATTGGCCGTCGTCTCCCTCCGTGTAGAGCGGGTCCCCCTCGAAATCGAAGAAGATGTCGCCCGGATCGGGATCGGGGAGCGCCGCGAGGGCTGCGGCGTTGTAGACGACGACCGGCGGCGCTTCACCGGCCTGCGCCGCGAGCTGGAGCTGCGCCTGCTGCCTGAGTGCCGTCAGCGTGGTCGCAGCGACCCCTTCAACGTCGACATCGTCGGGCATCGCCGCCACGTCCTCGATGGTGCGGATGCCCGCGGCGACGAAACGGGGACGTTGCGTCACCCGCAGCCCGGCAACGAGCAGCACGTCGCGGTTCGCCTCGACCTCGGCCGCGCAGGTGTCGCAGCGGCCGTCGGCGATGAATCGTTCATCGCCCCACTCCACTGCCGCGCCGTCCGCGAGGTGCTGTCGAACGATGGAGTGCAGCCTCGCGATCCGCTTGCGGTACACGGGCAGGATGTCGTCGAGTCGATGCGTGCTGACGCTGCCGTCGCCGAGCAGCAGCCGCACCTCCGGCGACGGCTCGATGCCGATCCGTTCCAGCTGCAGCGCATACGCCGCCACCTGCAGCAGTGCCGTCACCTTCGCTCGGCGCGCGAGCTTGGTGTCCTCGACCGTGTAGCGCCCGTCGGGCTCGCGCACGATGAAGTCGGCGTATCCGACGAAGGCGACGGGCGGACCTGATTCGCCGCGGTTCTGCTCCGAATCTGCGCTGTCCGGCGTTTGCTCGTGGTCTCCATGCAGCGGATCGAAGAACACGCCCTGGTACACGACCGGCGCCCCCGCGCGGAACGCCGCGGCGGTCTCCTTTGCGGCGGCGGCGAGCCCGTCGGCATCGGGATGCTCCGGCCGTTCGAACCGGGCGACCCCCTCGCCGAAGCGGTCGACGTAACGCTGCAGGACACGCAGCTCGTGTTCATCGCCAAGCCGAGAGGTGCGCTCGAGCATCGCATCCGTCGACCGCGCCACCACCGGCCCCCAGCCCAGTCGGCCGTCGAGCCTTCGCAGGAAGTCGAACTCGCACGTCGATGCGGTGGTCAGGTCGCTGGGGCTCAGCACGATCGTGCCGTCGGACAGCAGGAACATGCGTTCACGCTAACGCCAGCCTCCGACTCTCCGGCTCCCGCATCACAGGTAGTCGTCCGGCGCGAGCCAGCGCACGCCGGAGCGGTGGCTGATGAGCTGGCCGCGGAGTGCGAGATCGGCTCGCGCGAACGCCACGGCGAGAGCGGATGCCCACGCCCGGTCCGCTGCATTGGCTTCTTCCCCGAGTGGTCGCTCCCACACCACGACGACACCCGACGCCCCGCGCGCCCTCATCACGTCGGACACGACCTCCGCGACGATGGGCGCCTCGTCGCCGGGCTCGGGCGGATAATCGTCGATCGGCATCACCATGGGCAGCTGGAGGTCCGCGGCGTCCACGAAGAGGAACCACATGCGCCGTCCCAGCGCACGGCCGATCAGCGACCTCACCCGCTCGAGCACCGCAGCGTCATCGGACAGGGGAATCGTGGCCGCGTCGGCGGCGGAGATCATCGTCATGCCACCAGGCTGGCGGTGGGTTGCGGTCGGAGACGATCGCGGAATCCGGATTGTGGGAACAAAGAAGGATGCCTCCCTTCGGGAGGAAGGGAGGCATCCAAGAGGTGGTCAGGGCTCAGCGCCCTCCGTCGATCCGGCGGTGCCTCTGCTGCACACCGGGCCCGCCGTACGGATACGGTTCGACCCGCGGCGCGCTGGCCTCGTCGAGCGCGGCGAGCTGGGCGTCCGTGAGTTCGACGTCGACCGCACCCAGGTTGTCCCGCAGCTGGTCGACAGTGCGTGCACCGAGGATCACGCTCGTCACTGCAGGCCGCGACAACAGCCATGCCAGCGCCACCTGCGATGCGGATGCGTCCTGCACGCCCGCGATCTCCTGCACCGTGTCGAGGATGCGCCAGATGCGCGGGTCGTCGTTCCGCGCCCGCCAGGCCTCCATGCCGCGCTCCGGATCCTCGCCGAGACGCGTCGCGCCAGACGGCGTCACGTCACGCTGGTACTTGCCGCTCAGCCAGCCCCCGCCCAGCGGCGACCAGGGCAGCAGCCCAACGCCCGCATCCAGCGCCGCCGGCACGATCTCGTGCTCGATGCCGCGCACGATGAGGTTGTACTGCGGCTGCAGCGTGACCGGCTCCGCCCAGCCGTGAGCGCGCGCGACGTGCACGGCCTTGGTGAGCTGCCATCCGGTGAAGTTGGAGAACCCGTAGTACAAGATCTTGCCCGCCGAGATGGCGTCGTTCAGGAACCGGACGGTCTCCTCGATGGGGGTGAGGGCATCCCACGCGTGCATCTGGTACAGGTCGATGGTTTCGACGCCGAGCCGTTGCAGCGACGCGTCCAGCGCGCGGGACAGATGCCTTCTGGACAATCCGAGGTCATTGGGGCCCTCACCCATCGGGAAGCGTCCCTTGGTCGCGATGACGACCTGGTCGGCCTCGGTGGGGTGCGAGGCCAGCCACCTGCCGACGATCTCCTCCGAGATGCCGTGGGTGTAGACATCCGCTGTGTCGATGAGCGTGCCGCCCGCCGCCACGAAGGTGTCGATGATGGCGTTGGATGCCTGTTCGTCGGCCTCGTGGCCGAAGGTCATGGCGCCCAGCGTGAGCGCCGAGACGGCGGTTCCGCTGCTGCCGAGTGTGCGGTACTGCATGTTCCTCCTTGATACGGGATGACGGATGTCGCTCACGCCGCGTCGGCGCCGCGCAGGGTCTGCTCGATGCGGTCGAACGCCTCGGGTGACAGCGGTCCGAACTCGGCCGCGCCCACGAGGTCATTCACCTGGCCGGCGTTGCGGAATCCGGGGATAGGCACCGCCCGGTCGGACCGCGCCCAGATCCACGCCAACGCACCCTGGACCAGCGAGCGGCCGTCCGATGTGAGGGCGTCGCGCACGGCGTCCAGGGCGACGAGATACTCCGGACTCGGCGTTCCCTTCACGAACCACTTCAGCCACTCCGGCTGATGCGTGCGCACGTCGTCGGCACCGGCGACCGGGCGGTCGGCCGAGTACTTCCCGCCGAGCAGTCCCATCGCGAGAGGCGAGCGGCAGAGCACGCCGAGGTCTGCCTTCTCGCAGAGCTCGAGCATCGCCGAGTTGTCGTCGAGCACGTTGAGCTCGATCTGCATGGCCGTGCAGTGGTCGCCGGCCACGAACGGCTGTGCCAGAGCAGGGTCGTCGGTGCTGACTCCGTACCAGGCGATGCTGCCGGCATCCACCAGCTCCTCGAGCGCAGCGAGCACGTCGTCAGCCTGGGCCGCCGTGATATCAGGCGTGTGCAGCTGGAACAGGTCGATCCTGTCGCGCCCCAGCCGTGCGAGGGACGCCTCCGCGGCGGAGCGCACATGCTCTGGCGACACGTCGACGCCGGTGAGCTGACGCGTCCGCTCGTCGATGACGTTGCCGAACTTCGTGGCGATCAGTACCTCGGGATGCGCAGCGAGCACCGGCCGGAGCGCGTGCTCTGCGTGTCCGGCGCCGTAGGCATCCGCAGTGTCGACGA encodes the following:
- a CDS encoding aldo/keto reductase gives rise to the protein MQYRTLGSSGTAVSALTLGAMTFGHEADEQASNAIIDTFVAAGGTLIDTADVYTHGISEEIVGRWLASHPTEADQVVIATKGRFPMGEGPNDLGLSRRHLSRALDASLQRLGVETIDLYQMHAWDALTPIEETVRFLNDAISAGKILYYGFSNFTGWQLTKAVHVARAHGWAEPVTLQPQYNLIVRGIEHEIVPAALDAGVGLLPWSPLGGGWLSGKYQRDVTPSGATRLGEDPERGMEAWRARNDDPRIWRILDTVQEIAGVQDASASQVALAWLLSRPAVTSVILGARTVDQLRDNLGAVDVELTDAQLAALDEASAPRVEPYPYGGPGVQQRHRRIDGGR
- a CDS encoding bifunctional RecB family nuclease/DEAD/DEAH box helicase, yielding MFLLSDGTIVLSPSDLTTASTCEFDFLRRLDGRLGWGPVVARSTDAMLERTSRLGDEHELRVLQRYVDRFGEGVARFERPEHPDADGLAAAAKETAAAFRAGAPVVYQGVFFDPLHGDHEQTPDSADSEQNRGESGPPVAFVGYADFIVREPDGRYTVEDTKLARRAKVTALLQVAAYALQLERIGIEPSPEVRLLLGDGSVSTHRLDDILPVYRKRIARLHSIVRQHLADGAAVEWGDERFIADGRCDTCAAEVEANRDVLLVAGLRVTQRPRFVAAGIRTIEDVAAMPDDVDVEGVAATTLTALRQQAQLQLAAQAGEAPPVVVYNAAALAALPDPDPGDIFFDFEGDPLYTEGDDGQWGLDYLFGLVQTNLQFMPFWAHTFAEERRALIDFLRDVERRRAEHPGMHIYHYASYERTHLLTLAARHGVGEDEVDGLLRDDVLVDLYPLVRKSLRVGSRSYSIKKLEPLYMGDELRSGEVQDAGTSIEEYAVARRLMLSGDVEEGQRRLDEIAAYNRYDCVSTLRLRDWLLDRATEAGVPVGLPKPERATPELAPSTLRDDLLALAGEQDVPHASGADATRQRTDDETAAAFAAAALDYHRREQKSLWWSHFARLGDPVEAWGNSRDVFLVETGVVQRDWYREESQRKDRRLLRLHGVFAPGSKELKHGSKVFELYEFPGPFRSTSGPGTRSARLVEVVDSADDWIEIEETIDDDVHPYGVLPSAITPGPPPNAGRQVEAIASWCQSIVDGQPEWPHDPVSDLLRRVPPRTVGASVAERAGRASDATRIDEVTEAVSELDSSYLAVQGPPGTGKTYLGAHVIAALVRERSFKIGVVAQSHNVVENLLRAVITSAGLDASLVGKVPQSGADPDGDEPYTVLPKDGQLEFALEHLGSGFVIGGTAWDFSHPARVPAKSLDLLVIDEAGQFSLASTAAAAVSARNLLLLGDPQQLPQVSQGLHPEPVDQSALGWISAGHDVLPAELGFFLPETRRMHPALAAPVSVLSYEGRLRSHADAATRHLDGIAPGLHPDPVRHDGDSTESAVEAARVVELVDRALGWTWTEKGSVRQLTEADVIVVTPYNAQLTLVRAALDAAGHPEVRVGTVDKFQGSEAVVAIVSLAASSARYAPRGMGFLIMKNRLNVAVSRAQWAAFIVYSPELTQHLPHRPEGVAELSAFITLVEGER
- a CDS encoding aldo/keto reductase — protein: MTGFPTRRLGRSGIEVSAMGLGTWPLGGDMAAGDLKLGYSGIDESETIRALERGLEAGVTLVDTADAYGAGHAEHALRPVLAAHPEVLIATKFGNVIDERTRQLTGVDVSPEHVRSAAEASLARLGRDRIDLFQLHTPDITAAQADDVLAALEELVDAGSIAWYGVSTDDPALAQPFVAGDHCTAMQIELNVLDDNSAMLELCEKADLGVLCRSPLAMGLLGGKYSADRPVAGADDVRTHQPEWLKWFVKGTPSPEYLVALDAVRDALTSDGRSLVQGALAWIWARSDRAVPIPGFRNAGQVNDLVGAAEFGPLSPEAFDRIEQTLRGADAA